In Mercurialis annua linkage group LG5, ddMerAnnu1.2, whole genome shotgun sequence, a single genomic region encodes these proteins:
- the LOC126681580 gene encoding uncharacterized protein LOC126681580, producing MDKNAEGSGVVSVSENVKLKEKMREGSDVKRRRLAFDVAAVNKKIQKALTIEELVRYVMFKFIEDNKKILSNTQLELFRNTFLGKFLDLKPMSVQPQLLHSVLLREVKHPNNRELWFKVVGYKLRFSIEEFALIMGLNCVGELDNLFFAPTRNRMVETYFPNSDVTRDGLGVIFFNKSFKSDDDAVKLAVIYLFEFLLCSSESKFQNVSRFFMDMVDSVDYNSYPWGIMIFRSTIADLNNRFVSSKKLKFYRLFSFPLALQL from the exons atggataaaaatgcTGAAGGAAGTGGTGTTGTCTCTGTTTCTGAAAATGTAAAACTAAAGGAAAAAATGAGGGAAGGCAGTGATGTGAAAAGAAGGCGTTTGGCATTTGATGTTGCAGCTGTGAATAAGAAAATTCAGAAGGCCTTGACTATTGAAGAACTTGTTCGTTATGTTATG TTTAAGTTTATCGAGGACAACAAGAAGATTCTCTCTAATACTCAGCTGGAATTGTTTAGGAATACGTTTCTTGGGAAGTTTTTAGATCTGAAGCCAATGTCCGTTCAGCCTCAACTTCTACATTCTGTGTTGCTGCGTGAAGTGAAACATCCAAATAATAGGGAATTGTGGTTTAAAGTAGTTGGATATAAACTACGTTTCAGCATCGAGGAATTTGCTTTGATTATGGGTTTAAACTGTGTTGGCGAACTGGACAATCTCTTTTTTGCTCCGACGCGCAATCGGATGGTAGAAACCTATTTTCCTAACTCAGATGTTACACGTGATGGATTGGGCGTTATTTTCTTTAATAAGTCTTTTAAGTCGGATGACGATGCAGTTAAGTTGGCTGTAATTTACTTATTTGAGTTCCTTTTGTGCTCAAGTGAAAGTAAATTTCAGAATGTTAGTCGTTTCTTTATGGATATGGTTGATAGTGTGGACTATAATTCATATCCTTGGGGCATTATGATTTTCCGATCTACCATCGCTGATTTGAATAATAGGTTTGTTTCGAGTAAAAAGCTTAAGTTTTACAGACTGTTTAGTTTTCCGTTGGCTTTGCAACTATGA
- the LOC126682674 gene encoding allantoate deiminase 2 isoform X1, which produces MAYLSIFLFNFFVAFLLSTSLSAAHIGNEDFGDKRNHLYQEILRDEAVARLNELAKVSDADGYLERTFMSAAAIKASNLIRSWMEDAGLTTWVDHMGNVHGRIAGRNASAEVLLIGSHMDTVVDAGKFDGSLGIIAAVSALKALKSNGMLGKLKRPVEVIAFSDEEGVRFQSTFLGSAAIAGILPVSALQVSDKSGVTVQESLQANSIGITEENLLQLKYDPQSVWGYIEVHIEQGPVLEWVGYPLGVVKGIAGQTRLKVTVKGSQGHAGTVPMSLRQDPMAAAAELIVLLESLCKHPKDYLSYDSHCNDSAMESLSSSLVCTVGEISTWPSASNVIPGQVTFTVDIRAMDDMGREAVLYELSNRVYGICDRRSVSCNIEHKHNANAVNCNTELGSQLKLAANAALKIMTGEIQDDVPTLMSGAGHDAMAMSHLTKVGMLFVRCRGGISHSPAEHVLDDDVWAAGLAIMTFLESHM; this is translated from the exons ATGGCTTATCTCTCTATCTTCCTCTTCAACTTTTTCGTGGCTTTTCTCTTATCAACTTCTCTTTCTGCTGCAC ATATTGGAAATGAAGATTTTGGTGATAAAAGGAATCATTTGTACCAAGAAATCTTGAGAGATGAAGCTGTTGCAAGGCTCAATGAGCTTGCGAAG GTGAGTGATGCTGATGGCTATCTTGAGAGAACGTTCATGAGTGCAGCCGCTATTAAGGCATCCAATCTTATTCGCAGTTGGATGGAAGATGCTGGTTTGACAAC GTGGGTAGACCATATGGGTAATGTACATGGTCGAATTGCAGGACGGAATGCAAGTGCGGAGGTTCTATTGATCGGTTCTCATATG GATACTGTTGTTGATGCTGGGAAGTTTGATGGGTCATTAGGCATAATTGCGGCGGTATCTGCTTTAAAGGCCTTGAAAAGCAATGGAATGCTTGGCAAACTAAAACGGCCAGTTGAG GTCATTGCATTTAGTGATGAAGAGGGAGTGAGGTTTCAATCGACTTTCTTAGGCAGTGCTGCTATAGCTGGTATTCTACCAGTTTCAGCATTACAAGTATCCGATAAGAG TGGTGTAACAGTGCAAGAAAGTCTACAGGCAAATTCCATAGGAATTACCGAGGAAAATCTGTTGCAACTGAAGTATGATCCACAGTCCGTTTGGGGTTACATTGAG GTTCATATTGAGCAAGGACCCGTGCTGGAATGGGTTGGTTATCCCCTTGGTGTGGTTAAAGGCATAGCAGGACAGACACGGCTAAAG GTGACAGTCAAAGGCTCACAAGGGCATGCTGGCACAGTTCCGATGTCTTTACGGCAAGACCCAATGGCTGCTGCTGCTGAATTAATTGTATTATTAGAAAGTCTATGTAAACATCCTAAAGATTATCTATCTTACGATAGTCACTGCAATGATTCTGCAATGGAATCACTTTCGAGTTCCCTTGTCTGCACCGTTGGTGAGATATCTACCTGGCCAAGTGCTAGTAATGTCATTCCAGGCCAG GTAACTTTCACTGTGGATATTCGCGCAATGGATGATATGGGACGTGAAGCTGTCCTTTACGAATTATCTAACCGCGTCTACGGAATATGTGATAGGCGTTCTGTTTCTTGCAACATTGAACATAAG CACAATGCCAATGCGGTCAATTGTAATACAGAATTAGGTTCACAGCTGAAGTTAGCAGCAAATGCTGCTCTTAAGATAATGACTGGTGAGATTCAAGACGATGTTCCCACACTGATGAGCGGTGCTGGACATGATGCAATGGCCATGTCGCATTTGACAAAG GTCGGCATGCTGTTTGTCCGCTGCCGCGGAGGCATTAGTCACTCTCCTGCAGAACATGTGTTGGACGATGATGTGTGGGCTGCTGGCCTGGCAATCATGACATTTCTTGAGTCTCACATGTAA
- the LOC126682674 gene encoding allantoate deiminase 2 isoform X2: MGNVHGRIAGRNASAEVLLIGSHMDTVVDAGKFDGSLGIIAAVSALKALKSNGMLGKLKRPVEVIAFSDEEGVRFQSTFLGSAAIAGILPVSALQVSDKSGVTVQESLQANSIGITEENLLQLKYDPQSVWGYIEVHIEQGPVLEWVGYPLGVVKGIAGQTRLKVTVKGSQGHAGTVPMSLRQDPMAAAAELIVLLESLCKHPKDYLSYDSHCNDSAMESLSSSLVCTVGEISTWPSASNVIPGQVTFTVDIRAMDDMGREAVLYELSNRVYGICDRRSVSCNIEHKHNANAVNCNTELGSQLKLAANAALKIMTGEIQDDVPTLMSGAGHDAMAMSHLTKVGMLFVRCRGGISHSPAEHVLDDDVWAAGLAIMTFLESHM; encoded by the exons ATGGGTAATGTACATGGTCGAATTGCAGGACGGAATGCAAGTGCGGAGGTTCTATTGATCGGTTCTCATATG GATACTGTTGTTGATGCTGGGAAGTTTGATGGGTCATTAGGCATAATTGCGGCGGTATCTGCTTTAAAGGCCTTGAAAAGCAATGGAATGCTTGGCAAACTAAAACGGCCAGTTGAG GTCATTGCATTTAGTGATGAAGAGGGAGTGAGGTTTCAATCGACTTTCTTAGGCAGTGCTGCTATAGCTGGTATTCTACCAGTTTCAGCATTACAAGTATCCGATAAGAG TGGTGTAACAGTGCAAGAAAGTCTACAGGCAAATTCCATAGGAATTACCGAGGAAAATCTGTTGCAACTGAAGTATGATCCACAGTCCGTTTGGGGTTACATTGAG GTTCATATTGAGCAAGGACCCGTGCTGGAATGGGTTGGTTATCCCCTTGGTGTGGTTAAAGGCATAGCAGGACAGACACGGCTAAAG GTGACAGTCAAAGGCTCACAAGGGCATGCTGGCACAGTTCCGATGTCTTTACGGCAAGACCCAATGGCTGCTGCTGCTGAATTAATTGTATTATTAGAAAGTCTATGTAAACATCCTAAAGATTATCTATCTTACGATAGTCACTGCAATGATTCTGCAATGGAATCACTTTCGAGTTCCCTTGTCTGCACCGTTGGTGAGATATCTACCTGGCCAAGTGCTAGTAATGTCATTCCAGGCCAG GTAACTTTCACTGTGGATATTCGCGCAATGGATGATATGGGACGTGAAGCTGTCCTTTACGAATTATCTAACCGCGTCTACGGAATATGTGATAGGCGTTCTGTTTCTTGCAACATTGAACATAAG CACAATGCCAATGCGGTCAATTGTAATACAGAATTAGGTTCACAGCTGAAGTTAGCAGCAAATGCTGCTCTTAAGATAATGACTGGTGAGATTCAAGACGATGTTCCCACACTGATGAGCGGTGCTGGACATGATGCAATGGCCATGTCGCATTTGACAAAG GTCGGCATGCTGTTTGTCCGCTGCCGCGGAGGCATTAGTCACTCTCCTGCAGAACATGTGTTGGACGATGATGTGTGGGCTGCTGGCCTGGCAATCATGACATTTCTTGAGTCTCACATGTAA